From a single Solanum dulcamara chromosome 4, daSolDulc1.2, whole genome shotgun sequence genomic region:
- the LOC129885404 gene encoding GATA transcription factor 5-like: MELIEARALKSSFLSDMAMKTTQQVFLDDIWCVTGINNGTSEDFSVDDLLDFSDKDFKDPELHEDDEKTSFSGSSQNRNSQDSTISGMESFGSPSGELLIPVDELENLEWLSQFVDDTSSEFSLLCPAENFNNKTGGYSESRSEPVVRPVVKKIRVPCFPLPFPVKPRSKRSRPAGRTWSFPSSAVSGDSSSPTSSSYGSSPFPSGFFANPVHDGDLFCSVEKPPLKKPKKNSSAETGSARRCTHCQVQKTPQWRAGPLGPKTLCNACGVRYKSGRLFPEYRPACSPTFSLEVHSNSHRKVLEMRRKKETGEIIDSGLASMISTC; this comes from the exons ATGGAGTTGATTGAAGCAAGAGCATTGAAATCTAGTTTTCTCTCAGATATGGCTATGAAAACTACCCAACAAGTTTTTCTTGATGATATATGGTGTGTAACAGGGATTAATAACGGAACGAGTGAGGATTTTTCAGTTGATGATCTTTTGGATTTTTCTGACAAAGATTTCAAAGACCCAGAACTGCATGAAGATGATGAAAAAACCTCTTTTTCTGGGTCTTCTCAGAATAGAAATTCACAGGATTCTACTATTTCCGGCATGGAAAGCTTTGGTTCTCCCTCCGGCGAACTCCTTATTCCG GTTGATGAATTGGAGAATCTCGAATGGTTATCCCAATTTGTGGACGATACTTCGTCGGAATTTTCTTTGTTATGTCCTGCCGAAAATTTCAACAACAAAACCGGTGGTTATTCGGAGTCCCGGTCTGAGCCGGTGGTTAGACCGGTTGTTAAGAAAATCAGAGTTCCATGTTTCCCTTTACCGTTTCCGGTAAAACCGAGAAGCAAACGGTCTAGACCCGCTGGAAGAACATGGTCTTTTCCGTCGTCGGCAGTTTCAGGAGACTCTTCTTCTCCAACCTCTTCGTCGTACGGTTCTTCACCGTTTCCTTCGGGTTTTTTCGCGAACCCGGTTCATGACGGTGACTTGTTTTGTAGCGTAGAAAAGCCACCGTTGAAGAAGCCAAAAAAGAATTCTTCCGCAGAAACCGGTTCAGCCCGTCGATGCACTCATTGTCAGGTTCAGAAAACACCTCAGTGGCGAGCCGGTCCATTGGGTCCAAAAACGTTGTGCAACGCTTGTGGTGTTAGATACAAATCCGGTCGGCTTTTTCCTGAGTATAGACCGGCTTGTAGTCCAACTTTTTCTTTGGAAGTTCACTCGAATAGCCACCGGAAAGTTTTGGAGATGCGGCGGAAGAAGGAGACCGGTGAGATTATTGACTCCGGTCTAGCTTCTATGATTTCAACTTGCTGA